A genomic stretch from Arachis stenosperma cultivar V10309 chromosome 3, arast.V10309.gnm1.PFL2, whole genome shotgun sequence includes:
- the LOC130969019 gene encoding probable glucuronoxylan glucuronosyltransferase IRX7, with protein sequence MKLQSYNHNNHGANKTTSFYKWLLCLSLSLYFSTSYLITTSPPPPSPSQPPHNSKPSPQRTLFETPWSNLRMFVYDLPSNFNTDWLTNQRCSTHLFASEVAIHRALLTSHVRTFDPYDADFFFVPVYVSCNFSTVNGFPAIGHARSLISSAVKLISDRFPFWNRSHGRDHVFVASHDFGSCFHTLEDVAIADGVPEIMRNSIVLQTFGVTYKHPCQEVENVVIPPYVSPESLRTTVDKLPANWQRDIWVFFRGKMEVHPKNVSGRYYSKKVRTMIWRKFSGDRRFYLQRHRFAGYQSEIARSVFCLCPLGWAPWSPRLVESVALGCVPVIIADGIRLPFSSTVRWPEISLKVAERDVGKLAEILEHVAATNLSDIQRNLGDPMTKKALLFNERVHEGDATWQVLRSLSEKLDRSLRSSRVSRQLDFAT encoded by the exons atgaagctCCAAAGTTACAACCACAACAACCACGGTGCCAACAAAACCACTTCCTTCTACAAATGGCTCCTCtgcctctctctttctctctacTTCTCCACCTCCTACCTCATCACCActtcaccaccaccaccatcaccatcacAACCACCACACAACTCAAAACCCTCCCCCCAGAGAACTCTCTTTGAAACTCCATGGTCGAATCTGAGGATGTTTGTTTATGATCTTCCTTCAAACTTCAACACAGATTGGTTGACGAACCAGAGGTGCAGCACGCACTTGTTTGCATCCGAGGTTGCAATCCACCGTGCCTTGTTGACCAGCCACGTCAGAACCTTTGACCCTTACGACGCTGACTTCTTCTTCGTCCCCGTCTACGTTTCCTGCAACTTCAGCACCGTTAATGGTTTCCCCGCCATAGGCCACGCCCGCTCCCTTATCTCCTCCGCCGTCAAACTCATCTCCGATCGCTTCCCTTTCTGGAACCGCAGCCATGGGCGTGACCATGTCTTCGTCGCTTCCCACGATTTCGGCTCCTGCTTCCACACCCTC GAGGACGTGGCGATTGCGGATGGCGTGCCGGAGATAATGAGGAACTCGATCGTGTTGCAGACGTTTGGCGTGACATATAAGCACCCGTGTCAGGAGGTTGAGAACGTCGTCATACCGCCGTACGTGTCGCCGGAGAGTTTACGGACCACCGTCGACAAGCTCCCGGCGAATTGGCAGCGAGATATTTGGGTCTTCTTCCGCGGCAAAATGGAGGTCCATCCTAAGAATGTTAGCGGAAGATATTACAGCAA GAAAGTGCGAACGATGATATGGCGAAAGTTCAGCGGTGACCGGAGGTTTTACCTTCAGAGGCATAGATTTGCCGGTTACCAGTCAGAAATCGCGCGTTCGGTTTTCTGTTTATGTCCGTTGGGGTGGGCCCCATGGAGTCCAAGACTGGTTGAGTCCGTTGCCTTGGGCTGCGTGCCGGTCATCATAGCCGACGGCATCCGATTACCGTTCTCATCCACCGTGAGGTGGCCGGAGATATCGCTGAAGGTGGCGGAGCGCGACGTAGGGAAACTGGCGGAGATACTTGAGCACGTGGCGGCGACGAACCTCAGCGATATTCAGAGGAACCTTGGGGACCCGATGACTAAGAAGGCACTTTTATTCAACGAGAGGGTCCATGAAGGCGATGCCACGTGGCAGGTTTTGCGTTCATTGAGTGAGAAGCTTGATAGGTCCCTAAGAAGCTCCAGAGTTTCCCGCCAATTAGATTTTGCCACGTAG